In Aequorivita sp. H23M31, a single window of DNA contains:
- a CDS encoding trypsin-like peptidase domain-containing protein produces the protein MRLLLVALLAGTITLGGYKMLEKETPISFAPQPTSHYIPTNLTAIGEALSTDFTEAAEKTVHAVVHVKNITVSRQPTNIYEYFQGGGQPRAMIGSGSGVIISPDGYIITNNHVIANAANLEVTLNNNRTYTAKLVGTDPGTDIALIKIEGDGDFPFIPFGDSNDVRLGEWVLAVGNPFNLTSTVTAGIISAKARDLNQFDGNPQSFIQTDAAVNRGNSGGALVNTRGELIGINTAITSETGSYVGYSFAVPSNNARKVIEDILEYGNVQRGILGIQVGNLNTEVANKMGVDETQGVIIGGIEKGSGADKSGLKQGDIIKKLDGVQVNKFADMAGYLGSKRPNDVVEVTIIRNGTEKTLPVTLVKLETTSIDDLGIEVKNLNKAELKERGLSNGVMVTRALTPEIARYKLEGIIITQLNDETVNNIEDVKSIMAQRNYRSPIKMTFMDTQGQMNTFIFR, from the coding sequence ATGCGTTTACTTTTAGTGGCCTTATTAGCTGGTACAATTACTCTTGGAGGCTACAAAATGCTAGAGAAGGAAACTCCAATTTCCTTTGCTCCCCAACCAACATCACATTACATCCCAACCAATCTAACTGCTATTGGTGAAGCGTTGAGTACAGATTTCACAGAAGCGGCAGAAAAAACAGTTCATGCTGTAGTCCACGTAAAAAATATAACCGTAAGCAGGCAACCCACCAATATCTATGAATATTTTCAGGGCGGAGGACAACCTCGTGCGATGATTGGCAGTGGTAGTGGTGTAATTATTTCTCCAGATGGTTACATCATAACCAACAATCACGTTATTGCAAATGCCGCCAATCTAGAAGTTACCTTGAACAATAACCGTACATATACCGCAAAATTGGTAGGTACTGATCCGGGAACAGACATTGCCTTAATTAAAATCGAGGGTGATGGCGATTTTCCTTTTATTCCATTTGGTGATTCCAATGATGTAAGATTAGGGGAATGGGTATTGGCTGTTGGAAATCCATTTAACCTCACCTCTACCGTTACCGCCGGAATTATCAGTGCAAAAGCTCGGGATTTAAATCAGTTTGACGGAAATCCACAATCTTTTATCCAAACCGATGCGGCCGTAAATCGAGGAAACAGCGGAGGAGCACTGGTAAATACACGAGGAGAATTAATAGGAATTAATACCGCCATAACCTCAGAGACTGGGAGTTATGTAGGTTATTCATTTGCGGTGCCTTCCAATAATGCCCGGAAAGTTATCGAAGATATTTTGGAATACGGAAATGTGCAACGTGGAATACTTGGAATCCAAGTAGGAAACTTAAATACCGAGGTGGCAAACAAAATGGGTGTTGACGAGACACAGGGTGTTATAATTGGAGGTATTGAAAAAGGAAGCGGTGCGGATAAAAGCGGTTTGAAACAAGGGGATATTATCAAAAAACTTGATGGGGTTCAGGTAAATAAATTCGCCGATATGGCAGGTTATCTGGGTTCCAAAAGGCCAAATGATGTTGTGGAAGTGACCATAATACGCAATGGCACCGAAAAAACCCTCCCTGTTACTTTGGTAAAACTTGAAACTACCTCTATAGACGATTTGGGTATTGAGGTAAAAAACCTGAATAAGGCAGAATTAAAAGAAAGAGGGCTTAGTAATGGCGTAATGGTTACAAGAGCTCTAACTCCTGAAATTGCGAGATACAAATTGGAAGGCATCATTATCACCCAACTTAATGATGAGACCGTAAACAATATTGAAGATGTAAAAAGTATTATGGCCCAGCGCAATTATCGCTCGCCTATTAAAATGACATTTATGGATACACAGGGACAGATGAACACCTTTATCTTTAGATAA